CGTTTTTGATGCAGGACACGCATTGGAGTCCGGAAGCGATGCGGGTGGCGGCGGAGAAGGTGGCGGGGTATTTGCGGGAGAATCATGGGGATTTATTGGAGCCGGTGGAGGAGATGATCCGGGCGGAGGACGGGGTGATGAGGAGCAGCTTGGGGGACCTGGTGCATTTGCTGGACCCGAAAGATGCGGACAGGATGTTTGCGAAAGAGGAGGCGTTTCTGCGGGTGATCGGTGAGGGAGCCCGCAGTCGTGAGAGTGGCCTGGTTCTGTTGGGGGACAGTTTTGTGAACATTTATGATGATGCGAGTTTGGGGTTTGATGATCCGGCGGTGGACAATCTTCAAGAGCCGAGGATGCGGGCGGGTTTTGCGGAGCAGCTGGCGGTGGTGTTGCAGCAGCCTCTGGATGTGATTGCAATGAACGGGCGGGGTTCGACGGAGGTAAGGAAGGAGTTTGCGCGGCGTCCAGATGACGAGGTGCGGTCGAAGAAGGTGGTGGTTTGGGTGATTGCGGCGCGGGATGTGTTGTTGAGCCGAAGCGCGGCGAAGCAGGCGGACATTGAGTGGGGATTCGTGGAATTTAATCCGAACAAGAGCAAGGCTGGGGCTGAAGTGGCGGTAGCGAGCAATGGGGAGATGCGGGTGGTGGTGGAGGCGATGTTGAGTGAGAAGTCGCCGAACCAGAGTCCGGTGGGCACTCCGTATCGGGAGGCGTTGCATGCGGCGGTGTATGATGTGGAGAAGGTGGTGGAGGGAAAATTGGAGGCGCAGCAGGTGATCGGGATTCAGTGGACGTTCAGGGACAAGGTGATGCAGCCAACTTCGGATTTTGCCGAGGGAGGCCGGTATCGGTTGACGTTGGTGCCTTGGGATTCGAAGCCGGAGTTGCAGGGTTTGAATCTGGAGGACACGACATCGGTGTTTGATGCGGAGCGGTGGTTTGTGGAGAAGGCAGAGGTGATGGAGTGATGAATGGGGAAGTAAGATTTTGCTAGTGGACTGAAGACCGACGAAACGTCGGTTGTCCCAGTGGTGGTTTGTGGAAAACGTCCATGATCCCAGTGTGGAGGTGATGGTGGTGAGGTGCTCGCACTCATTCCAGGGCCGATTACTATAAGAAGCATTGACGATTTCGTTCGTCTGGGGTTCCATTTGAGCTTATGAAAGCTTTCGCTGTTGTTACTCTGCTACTGTTGTTTTTTATGAATGCATCGTCTGTTTCTGCTGAGGCTCCTTACCGCCACATTGTGTTGTTCAAATTCAAGGAGTCGGCGACGCCGGAACAGGTGAAGGGAGTGGAGGAGGCGTTCAAGGCGCTGCCGGGGAAGATTGACACGATTGTGGATTTTGAGTGGGGGACGAACGTGAGTCCAGAGGGCAAGGATGACGGGTTCACGCATTGCTTTTTTGTGACGTTCAAGGACAAGGCGGGTCTTGAGGTGTATCTGCCACATCCCGATCACAAGGCGTTTGGTGCCGGGTTGAGGGAGATCCTCGACAAGGTGCTGGTGGTCGATTACGTGGCGACGAAGTGAGGTTTTCTTTCTCAAGATGATCAATTTGCGATGGCTGGTCGGGGTGTTGGTAGCGGTGACTGGCGTGGCTCCGGCTACTGTGTCAGCGCAGATGCCCGCTCCGCCGTTGCCGTTGCGGGAATTTCGGGGGGCGTGGGTGGCGACGGTGCATGGGGTGGACTGGCCGTTTGAGCCTGGCGATCCATCGGCGAAGCAGCAGAAGGAGCTTTTGCAGATCATCGAGAAGGCTTCACAGTTGCGGTTGAATGCGTTGATTTTTCAGGTGCGACCCGCGGGCGATGCGGTTTACAAGTCGGATCTGGAGCCGTGGTCGCCGTATTTCACCGGCGTGATGGGTCGGGCACCGAATCCGCCCTGGGATCCGTTGGAGTTCATGGTCAAGGAGTGTCATGCGCGGGGCATTGAGGTGCATGCGTGGTTCAATCCTTATCGTGCGCTGGCGAACACAAAGCATAAGGGAACGGGCAAACACATTGCCGCGCGGCATCCGGAGTGGTGCTGGAAGTATGGGAATTACACGTGGATGTGCCCTGGGGAGCGTGGGGTGCAGCAGCTGGGGATTGACGTGATCACGGATGTGGTGCGCCGTTATGATGTGGATGGCATCCACCTGGATGACTATTTTTATCCGTATCCGATCAAGGACAAGGCGGGAAACAAGATTGAGTTTCCTGATGATCGTTCATGGAATGCCTACAAGGCGACCGGTGGTGGACTGACGAGACCGGAGTGGCGTCGGGCGAATGTGGATGGATTTGTCCAGAGGTTGTATACGGCGATCAAGGCGGAGAAGAGATGGGTGAGGTTTGGGATCAGTCCGTTTGGAATTTGGAGACCAAACAACCCGGCGGGGATTGCGAAGGGGGCGTTGGATGCGTTTGAGGACCTTGGCGCGGATTCGTTGCGGTGGTTGCAGGCGGGCTGGTGTGACTATTTTGCGCCGCAGCTTTATTGGCCGTCGGAGCCGAAGAATTTGAGTTTCCCGTTGTTGTTCGACTGGTGGATTTCGCAAAACACGGCGCGTCGGCATGTGTGGCCGGGGATG
This is a stretch of genomic DNA from Phragmitibacter flavus. It encodes these proteins:
- a CDS encoding alginate O-acetyltransferase AlgX-related protein gives rise to the protein MHNPYAEERDHTVFEIGHGVAWVVAVVFMLLLSVPPLVEHVDKGLKEKWAESPVGRLLGWKPKETTLLAHIRAVEGGLDAAGYSTWMRQTTQGWLTREFALGNRKSFIGYEGWLFYPPDLRALTGHGPLKKEPVSVMKAPELAKLPETRDVIVAFAKQLEERGVKLVLVPVPLKPMIYPEHVSPLITNEWITHPDAPAFYELLRREGVEVLDLTPDLAKVRSKRQHVFVRDPDRRDREAVAQAQEDARKLQKAFLMQDTHWSPEAMRVAAEKVAGYLRENHGDLLEPVEEMIRAEDGVMRSSLGDLVHLLDPKDADRMFAKEEAFLRVIGEGARSRESGLVLLGDSFVNIYDDASLGFDDPAVDNLQEPRMRAGFAEQLAVVLQQPLDVIAMNGRGSTEVRKEFARRPDDEVRSKKVVVWVIAARDVLLSRSAAKQADIEWGFVEFNPNKSKAGAEVAVASNGEMRVVVEAMLSEKSPNQSPVGTPYREALHAAVYDVEKVVEGKLEAQQVIGIQWTFRDKVMQPTSDFAEGGRYRLTLVPWDSKPELQGLNLEDTTSVFDAERWFVEKAEVME
- a CDS encoding Dabb family protein, producing the protein MNASSVSAEAPYRHIVLFKFKESATPEQVKGVEEAFKALPGKIDTIVDFEWGTNVSPEGKDDGFTHCFFVTFKDKAGLEVYLPHPDHKAFGAGLREILDKVLVVDYVATK
- a CDS encoding glycoside hydrolase family 10 protein; the protein is MINLRWLVGVLVAVTGVAPATVSAQMPAPPLPLREFRGAWVATVHGVDWPFEPGDPSAKQQKELLQIIEKASQLRLNALIFQVRPAGDAVYKSDLEPWSPYFTGVMGRAPNPPWDPLEFMVKECHARGIEVHAWFNPYRALANTKHKGTGKHIAARHPEWCWKYGNYTWMCPGERGVQQLGIDVITDVVRRYDVDGIHLDDYFYPYPIKDKAGNKIEFPDDRSWNAYKATGGGLTRPEWRRANVDGFVQRLYTAIKAEKRWVRFGISPFGIWRPNNPAGIAKGALDAFEDLGADSLRWLQAGWCDYFAPQLYWPSEPKNLSFPLLFDWWISQNTARRHVWPGMASERVLKDRQPHEILKQISHTRMRGNYMPPGHIHWNFTALAKNKGTLADLCVQRAYQNMAIPPSAAWLGSEKPAAPLMKLEAGSATWGYADNRLDSFVKWWLVQSFENGRWVDKKLLPSDVRSFALTKEMTGLSVRAIGHTGMASEPALVR